The Haliotis asinina isolate JCU_RB_2024 chromosome 3, JCU_Hal_asi_v2, whole genome shotgun sequence genome segment TTGCGTATTACAATTTCTATCAAGCTATACTACTGTGTACGTCAATGTTTATTACAAGTTACACTTTTATTACAATTCACCTCAAGGGTTATTACAATTTGCTGCTAGTATTAGAATTCATGTTTATTTGATTACAATGTGTGTCTAAAGatttcgggtggtcaggctggcgaCTCGGGTGACAAAcgttatcgtatcccatttgtgtagaccgatgcgcatgccgttgatcactggattgtctggttcagactcgatttgcagactaccaccacactatGGTCTATGTTCAACAACCAAGCAAACTTACAAAGAATATGTACAATAGAGTCTGCTATATGTGTAGAAAGATCGTgaattatacaacaaatatgtacatttaGATAAAGTGATAATTCATACAGTCAGTAGTTATAAAAAACATGGCGAAGTCGACGCAAACACACAGGATTGGGCGAAAGTAAAGCAGAAAACATGTGGACAACCAAAGGTAGAAAATGGATACAAGCGGACTGCCTGACACAACACAGTATTTATTAATACTTCTCCATTTAATTACACTATAATAATGACTTTAATTAGTTGTCGTGTTTTCATCTATTTCAGTAGTAACTACCGTAACATAactgaataattattcatagaGACACTAAACACTTGACTAATGACATTCACAAATGTCATTATGAATGCATAAGGGGACTGAGGCCATTTGAGTGTGTACAATGAAACTTACCACCAGGTACTTGCTGTGGTGACACGTGCATAGGTcttaaattacatttgtgacgtcattctgttGTCTGCTCGATccataattttcagaaaaagaGCGATGTGTACCAGTTGAaacttaaagacgtcattttgtCGGTTTGACATTTActtttgataacagaaattttcccaaaaatgtaaatgtaaatttaagtaGGGTAATATCCTCGTAACGCTCCATTCCTTAAAGATAATGGAGCCCGGAGGCATTATCCTATACCTAACGGGACCACGCTGAGCTCATCAGACCAAAACCCAATTAGAAATAACCAGACAACAAAAACACGATATCAGAACCACCTTTGCATCTCAGACACAATGCTCTGCGTTGGTTGTGCTTTGTCTGATTTACTGAGAGACCCGGGAAAAGATGTAATGAAgaatatgaaattaaataaGTACACATTGACCTGACAATGTAGTTTCTTAAAATACTCACACAGTTGTTTTGAGGGTATGAAATCAAATAAATGTAGATTGGTCCAATGATGTGATTTCTGAAAACCCTCAGACAAATATGTAGACAGTATGAAATTAAATAAGTATACATTGGTCCATAGATGTCATCACTTAAAACCCTTAGAGACAGATATTTGGAGAGTATGAAATTAAACATGTGTAAGTATACGTTGGTCTATCGATGTAATCTCTTAAAGCCTCCTGACATATTTAGAGACTATGAAATTAAATAAGCATACATTGGTCCATCGATGTTATCTCTCAAAACCCAGAGATAGATACGAGATTGAAATTAAATAAGCATATATTGGTCCATCAATGTAAGCTAAAGAAACATAGACAGTTAATTATATTATGTCCGTATAAGAAACTAGAGCCTAGTATATCTATCCTGATTAATGTGGTCAGCGAGGGTTGGATCTAAATCGTACATCTTTCAATATGAAGTATCAAACGACCATGGAACTAAATTCATGAAAGCGTTTTAACAATTTCACACTGCAATGTTTGGGCATACGACTTTTCGAGATTGGTACATCATGTTGTTTAAGCGGAATCTCTTAAGTGGCGGTTGTTTGTTAGGTGGACGACTTCGTTTCCTACTTTTTTATCTTTCTTTTCACGCTATTTCTGTTCTTCAGATTTAATTTTGGTCCAACAACTGTGACTGAATGTCCCGTAAAATATCCCCAAATTATGTTATGTTTAGTTTACTTGCCTTCAACTTTGTCACGTTTTCAATCTTAACAGGGATGAACAGAGTTGTTGTCTCGGGACTTGGCTCCAAGTCCAAACTGCTGATACTTGAAACATTGAAATGGATTATCGATGTACACTTCCACCTCCATCTTAGAATATCTAAATCCTATTGGCTTTAGGGTTGAAGGGAGACaaagtgtaaatatatttgttatgagtgtttgttttgatgtcGTGGTCACCATCTTTACCTGTGAATCCTTTCAAACAGGTGGCAGTGTACCTTGAGAGACTTAAGTTCAGCTGAAACCTTCACTCCCGTCATGTCAGAGTGACACTGTGTCTGATCCCGCAAGATGTCTATGTATGAATTTAGTGCTGGCTGCACTGGGACAACAATAccagtatttacaaaatgatgtGCCCCGGATTAATGAATAGATTGTTGTCTCTTTCTACATCCAACAGAATCTTTCCTGAGACAAATGAAGTTTTTATCTCGTCTACAAAATTCTGCTAAAAACCAGGATAGAAGGTGAAACGGTATTGATGGAGTCATAGAGTTCCTGCGCAAGCAGAACTTGGTCATGAACCCGAATCCAGGCGATTCCTCATAAGGGGATGTCTGATTGAGTGCGTCTTAATCTTCATTTTTGGTTCAATTTGAAGATCACTTATCGTTGGCTAGCCATGGTGAAAGAACAGAGATTCGTCAGCTCTGATTCACTAAAGTTTCAAGAGATCCGTGAATATAATAGCATGGCgttacacaattgcacaagtgaaaaatcgattttacctgaaaatgttgattttgatgagatttcttgcAAGGTTTAGAAAGAcatcgccacaacgcaacagaatTCAGCTTCCAGTTGAAATGGTGCTgaaaagagcattcactgtctggccagattactttcagaaattggcattcgttttgaaggagtttcaaggccaaatcactacgtcacgtcttgactctgcgacacggaacatcgccattgaaagaatgcatgctggagattaccaatcttctgttgccaggcgtctgaatgttagtcaagatatcatggcttgcagctcgttgcaaccaaacaggtacaACAAACgaccgtccccgtacaggcagacatcgagttaccactgcagcccaagatcggtacatccgggtactacagtcgcgatcgtactgccacgggtgcctggacttcagaggataccCGGTCAAACTCTTTGGAACAGGTTGAAAGTCTATTGATAGTGTATTTGTTTAGATCCATGCTCAGTATCTCAATCACTGGCGAGGTGGTGGGGAACGTGTAATTACACTTTGGCATAAACGTGGGTTAGTATGAAATCACTAAACGAATCATTACTCTTAATGGCGTTGAAAGAAGTAATTTTAAAggtcaagagtgagtgagttcgggtTTACGGTgctttaagcagtattccagcaatatcacagcagtggacaccacaaatgggctttacacattgtatccgtgtggagaatcgaacccgggtcttcggcgtgacgagcgaacgcttcaactacACGTTAACCCAACCGTCCCTTATTGGTCAAGAGGTCCCTGCCAGATGTCACTAGCCGATTAATAGAACCCATCCAGGCAAAGATGGGAGTCAAGGTGATGTATTTGTCCTTGTTCCTGAATATTCCATATAGGAGAACCTAACCATTAACAAATTTACTCTATATTATTGGTATCATCAGTTTCATTCGAAACTGCGTGTATGATATAGATAAAAGAGACTCACATCTCAGTACCGTAGAAAGTCTATTTTTTGTCTTCAGCGTTTGTTAAATCTTAACCGACTTCGTTAATTATCTTCACAGTGGTGTCAGTGTTACATGTATGGCAATAAAAGCGAAAATTAAAAGCAAGATCTGCTGTCTGTTGTCCACGCCATACAAATGTTATGAACCTATCTCAAACAGTGATTACAGAAGGTGTTCCCGAAGAGGTGAAACACGAACACTgttctaaatatatatttgttacataATATTGGAATAATGacgtgccttttgttatttaagCGTTTATTGCCATCATCAGCCAAGCTTGCATCTTAAAATAGTCGTACGTCACAGAAATCGTTAATTATGGCTGATCATCCTGTGAATCATGAAGCAAAAATTCTGATTTTATCCAACAGGTCGTTCTTTCAGGAGCGACAATCATCACGTACCACTAAGCTGGCTCCCGTTTCAGCATATCATAGTGCTGACGCTCGATTTAAGACCCACAACGAACCTGGTAACCCCGTGTCGACGGAGGAGCAGTTCATGCTAACTTTTGTTAGTCAGTGTCAGACCATGTTAATTTGTTACGTCAGACTTCATAAAGTTTTCAATACCTTTTGAACCCTTGGGGTGTGCTACTCCGATTACCGGCCTTCATTAATGCTTAACAGTTTCATTTATTGATTcaaatatgaataatgatgttaaTGAATGATAGAATTTACTTGGTCTTAATGGTAGATGTTCATTATTAAATGCGTCAGGGAAACTTTTGATTGAAGACGATGTTTTCAGGTATCAAACATGATGACgccaatacaatacaacaaactCACGCCGGattgtgtgttattgtgtttcTCTTCCTGGTAGCTCTGGCTGTATCTAGGGTTACTGTGTATGGGTTTCATTTCGATTTCCTAATTATCATTGATTAATACAGGTTGATAATATAATCCTGACAATACTGAATGccgttttctttgtttgtttaactcATCAATTTTCAAGCTATTTGACGGCGGTAACGTCCGTAAAGATAAATCTGTATTTTGTCAGAAATACTTAATAACAAGTCTAGTGCAGTAttggcattcattaccaatTTCCTCCATGAATGACCGGTTACCATAAATATCCTTTAACAAGAAATGCTTTATGATTGTGAAACTCGCAAACCCTAATGGGATTCTGCAGAGTTGGCCGCGTTCGACGAATGCTCGGATCACAAATTCTGCTAACGACACTTGCCAATCAGTTCTTATTACCTGCTGTAAATGTCCAACTCATCCTCTTATGTTTAATTCTTACAAAACGAAAACATAAAATGGGTTAagtgaaaattaaaattataagTACGATGGGGAACGTCTTGTGAGGAAATGTCCCAAATCAGTTTAGAAGACAGAATGCCCATTCCCATGATAGGTTCTGCAACTCTTGATTCCTGTCTTGCGTACGTTTGGGGTTCATTggctataaataaaatatgtcccATTCGACTCTTTTCAGAGCGGAGCAGGTCAAGCCCAATTTTGTCAGTGGCAAACGGACATGACACAATCCTGTTTGTAAGTGTCTCCGATTAGCGCGCTGACAGGTGCCATAAATTCAACATGTTTCGGTGCATGTCGTCTGTGTATACTGTGAAATGAACAAGAAAACAGGTGAGTTACTGCTATAAATTCTGAGCAGGGATTTGGCTTGGAATCGAGAACTCGAAGACCCTAGCTCCAAAAGCACTGCTTCGATTTTTGCGCTGTATGTCTCATTTTATGTATATCTATTAGCTTGAAACGCGTACACGCTTTTAGTGGGATAGATACGGTGATCATTGTTGAATTccctttcatttcatatttcgCCAAGATCTCGTTAATGACAGTGCATACCTTCATGACAGTTCTTGTGATTTCAGAAGCTTTTTCATGATTATAAAAGTGAATTAGAAGAGTGTCGTTACATACCCCTCAGATACGTCTGGCAGTGACCATATTGTCGTGCAAAACAGGAGTTCAGTGTGGATATGTGTATTATGAGTTAGTTGCTCACTGGCCACAGGGGGTACATGAGGTGAtataccctcgatgtttgtctATGTGTAAACAAACGTTGAGGGTACATCTACCCACGGGTCCCGAAGGACctgtgaacaacgtatttatcttaccgaacacctttatgttaattttgaaatgtttgaagcaGGGGTACAATACGTTTTTGTAGTCATCGCTTGTTTTTGAAGAAggcaagaaaaacagatttagagttatctcctttccaatgatttgcattcgcaaaacatctgTAATTTCCGTGCATTATGCATGATTCAATGATTTTCGAGGTAAAGAATTACTACCGCGAAGTACCAGATGAGTTCGGCAGTCCCAGCAGAGTACATACAGTCTGTATAAATGTTACTCGCTAGTGAGCGgggtatattgaaaataatatatagAAGAGCTCTCAAGTGAGGTAAGATAACGCGTGATGTACACCCCTGAGGCAAACTTACAACCGCGGGTGACCTTGCCCATATAAAAATAACCCCCAAAGCGTTCGTTCACTTCCCGGTGAACATCAGTATGTCCCGTGAACTGGTTCGCAGTAGAGAGGGGTGTTACAGAACTGTCAATATTTAGCTCATATCCGTCTTTATTCACGTCAAGCATGCACTGGTTTCGTCAGATGATTAGCATCAATACATACAACTTCAATCCTTAAATACTGACAGTAGTTTCCGACCCCGTATGGACGCCACCTTGTCAGGTGTAGTTCATTTCCTGATGAACGTTAGTTTGTGGTATGAATACGTTGTTATTCCTGTGGAGAGTTGCATGAACTACATATGGGTAGTTCCTGAATGACTGATGACTTCATCAAATATAACATCCCTTTGGAATAGTAACATCATGCGACCATTAGTTAGGTCAAGTATATGTGACGGGTCACTTAAACGAAGCCTAACTCTGTAGTTACAGAAATTgctaaattaaatatttttaccaAATGAAATGACACAGCTTCACGCAGCTGCGACGCTGCAAGCAGTAATACGCTTCTACTACAGTTCAAACATGCATCAAAAGTTCACACAATGTCCATGTTGATCGATTTGCTGCATCCATTTGGTATGGATTTAGGTTCAGGTCCGCTGTTATCGGGCAGTTCCAGCATTATTAAGTTAACTTCATATCAAGTGATTGAAGCTGCCATTTTGCCGCGTTTGTAAAACCAAGAGACGTAACCGCTAAAGGAATTCGTGGGACGGACGAATTTGCGACAAAAGTAACAATCTGCAGTAAAATAGGCAACTTCAAATTATTACTTTTGGTGTTGTATGTAAGTTTTATTATGACACGTCACTTTAATGGATGATGGAAGGCGGAAGTGGTGAAGATGTTATAATATATTCATTCCATGTGTGAAATTGACGAGTGAGGATGTGATGCTGGCAAACCGTGAAACACGTAATCTCGGATTCAAACCCATTACTACTAGTCTCTGGCAAGCCAAATatgtgtcaccatgcacagcaAACTCATCGTCTTGCTGATGCAGTTAATTCGTATTTAGGTGACCACAATTTAATGCGAGGAAATAGATATGTTGTGACTTAATCTTGAACAATAGACTAGACCGATTTTCGTCAGATACCATTGTGACGAAATGAGCATTGTGTTATAATTCTTTACCAATAATCCAAGGTATGTAACAGTGTCTGTTGCAGTGTGATTGTGTAATGTAGTCGATATGTAGATATGAACATGCCAACGGCCTGGCTTGTTTGTTCTAATGAAGTGTTTATCTCCAGGAAAACAGGTACACCATCAGGCAGATAAGAATGGCGTCAACTGTGTGTTCGCCACGTGTCAAGTGTTAAGATCGCTCCACCTGTCTCTCCATTACCTCTAAACAATCATGTCAGGATGCAGTATTGTCCACTCTCATGGTAACACGTTAGCAACTTCACAAATGCAGCAACAACCCACCCAACCTCAGGGACCATTGTTCACTCACAAAGTCTCATGTCATGGGTAGAAACAGTTCACTGTGTAAATACGCTAAATCCATGTACCATTACATTTACTGTCTAATTACTAAAAGTGTAAATGAATCATATCACGACAGTCGGATCCTTTTTCCTATGTTCCGCACATTTAGGATTATGTTAGTTTAACCAcctgtaaaatatatacatgaactgaaaacaaaagCCTGGGGattcattatatattttcttcCAGTATATACACCTTATCGTTTATGGGTTGGAAATTCTGGACAGTATGCACTAAACTCTCTCTGGCTCTCTATGGTCTGACTCATTTTTGACACCATTTTTCGCATCAGGGTTGGGTTCGAATTTTGAAACCTTTACAACAAACCTGAACATTTAAAATCGTAAACATTAACaccataaatatattgataccaCAGAGAAGATACAAGAACGCAGTAGGCCCAATGTTCGAAAACAATATTCCTCCTAGAAACGGAAAGGCTAGGTTTCCCGAAGATGCTGAAATCCATGAAAGAGCTACAAGTTGTGGCGACATCCCGACATAGTCAGCAGCCCATGCCAACCCTGCACCCTCGTAGGGGCAGGAAAACACTCCCAACAGAACAGTGCTCGTCCATAACATGGACTCGTAATACGGCGCCAGGGATGTAAGCAGAACTGACGACACCACTAAGCCTACAAAATTGCCTATGATTATTTTAGCATGTCCCAACAGCGGTGTCAGTGCAGTGCTGATGATTCTGCCCAGGAGAGTGGAGATCCAATACACCGATGTCATGTATACCATTGTAGACTTCGGAAGGTGCAAGTTACCCTCAACACCGAAAGCTGTCAGATAAGTTGCAAATACTATTGTCAGTGCAGTAAGAGGGAGATAGGATAGAAACAAGACGGtgtaaaatatcactttgtgcATCTTTCCTTGAAGACCACCGCGTTCATTGCAAGCCTGGTTTTCTTCCTTTGTTACGCTTATAGACTCGGTGCAAGCATCCCGTTTCCACCAGAAGTAGAAAAAGGCTAATGAAGTTGGCAGCAAAACAAGCCCCATCACGATATAAGCACTACGTACATTGGTGTCACTTTCTGTACAGACCTCGGTTCCATTGTCCATAACTCCATGATTGCTTCGACATTCATCTAACGCACTTAATAGCGGGCAGCACACCGATGCCATATACTGCACATCTTCACCTGTTGTGTTGTAGAGTTGATGCTCTAGGGTGTCACAAGCCGTTTGCCAGTGGTAATAATCTCTATCACCGGCTTCATGTGTTAGATTCGATTTGCAGTCAACAGAGTTATATGACATAGAGTTCAGGTCAGCACATGGACAGGTGTGCAATATATTTACATCTATGTTATTAACACCAAACTGTACCTGGGTTTCTTGGGGGTCATTGGCTTCAAAATGTCGAGTaacattcacacacaccttCCCAACCAGAGCTAGATTTTCCACCGAGCATAAACCACTTTCAGAATCTAGTCCCGCGGTATTGCTGATGCCGGTAAAGTGTGCAACTTCTGATGTTCCACTTTGACATAAGAAAGGTTCCACGATCAACGGGGTGACGATGGCGCCCAAGGAACTGCCGACTAGGATGAACTGAAACGAAGTTCCCTTGTCCTTCCACAACTCACTGCACACATCCATCAGAACTATGAAAACAAAAGAAGATTAGTTAATATAAGCATTTACATCTGTACCGATGTAGGCGagcatttatggatgtcaaattCTTTATTTGAGGAACACGATGTTTTGAAGTGTATTGTTACTCCATTCTCTTTATGAAATTCTCGCTTATATATGTATTGCTTTTAAATGCCGTTCAAAGATTCTATGTAAATGCTTCTGATAGTCGCTTATATGTGCAAGATTTTCAAAGTTCATTTTCATATAAATTAGTAGACAAATGTTCACATAACCTCAGTAAAACAGAGACATGGAAAACCTACCCTTCTCCCATTTGCATTCTTCAGAATGTAAACTACACGATCATACTATAACACGAGCCACTATTTACAACCGTTCACTACACATTTCTAAGAAAGGGTGTAATGAGGTTTCAACCAAAATTTGACCCGTCAAGATGAGTGGTAGGTTAGACTTTCAGCAGCCCAAActtcccataaaaggcgactaacgggatcgagtagagtcgctgacttggatgacacgtgtcattgatTTCCAGTTATGCAGGCCGATaaccatgctgttgatcactggattgtctggtccagactcgattattgacagaccgttgccatatattGCTCAGTGttgcgtaaaacgtaactcattcacccactcactcactcaaccaaacGTTAATTAAACCTGACAATATACCATTTCCATGAAAGCAAGAATTCGATGTACGATTCCAAATGTGACATAAACATAAGTTTTAGGCAGTATTATCACATAGGTCTAATACTATGAAAAGGTGGGCGTACTACCGGGGACACATGTCACAAATACCAGGAAAGGCAAGTCAATTGTTTACACGTGACAAGGTAACATACCCCATCCAAACTCACAATCGTTGGGGAGCTTCATTTACTCACAACATGAAGGTATTCCCGAGATTAGTCCCACCAGTCCAAACATGACATCAACATAGATGAAATGTGGTACAAGTGGGATGACCGGAAATACTATCGACGCCATCAGTAGAGCAATTCCCAGCTGAAGACGCTTGTGTCCGCATTTCGAGAGTGCCAAAGCGAGGAACATCCCCAAAGTCTCCCCAATCCCGCTGCTGAGTGGTATGGTGGAGAGGGTTTCCAGGTCCTGTTTCAGGATCAGCTGCAGATCCAGTAGAGTGGGTCCCAGGATGGAGTAGTTGATGCCCTGGTGGAGACATGACAGAAGAGTACTTGTACTCTAAAGATGTTTATAGTCGTATCCCAGTTTACTTATCACAAAATGGTAACTCTTGACGGCTCTGTCCTGGATTTCTCTTGACAATAAACCTTGACGAATACAATCTCCACATCCAAATAATCTTGATTGGCGATGCACTTGCCCAGAATGTAAAACTTTGAAACAGACAGATCCCAACTTCAGTTTTCATTATATCCCACATCCTCGCCCCATTCGTGCACTAATAATTCATATGGCGCATTGTAAAAGTACGGACACGTCTTGTCAGCTCATCAATGAATGTAAGTGATCACGAGCGTTGGCCCCTGGATGGAGTAATTGATGTCCAGGAGGAGACAAAAATGGCAATCGAGAAAAAAAGACGGAGGTTGTTCGATACTGTATTCATTTACGTAAGATAATGGTTTCTATCCAGGACAAATATTACTCGAACTGCACTATtatctgggccccgtttcaggAAGCTATGGTAGTCCTGCGATAGCTTTGCGAAATGGGGCCCTGCTGGCTTACTGATATTAGACTCTTCAACGTTTTACATCATTTGCGTTTTCTCATATGTcatatgctgaacagcaaaagaaacgcaagtttcgatgAAACCGAAGTCTCATAAAACTAaccgttcatgtttatgtcttccattTAAGACTTTGAGTTGCATTGcttttgctgctcagtataTTACTCAACCTGAGTGTGCGAAGATCCGGCTACGAGCGTCAAATCTAAAGACACAAAGTGAAAGAGAGACATCGAACAAAATGTACTGTACAATGTCATTAACTGAACGTGTAAATTACATATGATGGAACAAAACGGTAAAACATTATACCATACGAAGGATCACACTACAGAACATGCACACGTTATACTTACCACAATGAAAAAAGCCCATGTCATCCAAAATGTTTCACAGATCTTAGAGAAACGAGTAAGAGACATTTTCTCGGCTGATCTCGTTAAAACAGACCACTGTGTTTGACTTAAATAGTTCAATATTACAAAGAAATAGATGACGTAGTACAGCAGATGACACGGCATGCTGCACGTGTCCCTGAATACTAGTAAGTGGATCACACGGGGAAGTGTTCTCGAATGTATCCGTGCAAATGCATAACTGAAGAGGTTGGAGAACTCATGACACATTAGATCCTCTTTACAATGACTAAACGAATGTTGTTTTAGTGAAGTGGATCATACATATGCCAGTACACAACTGTACCTATTATATACCTTAAAAGAAAACTGTTAGCAGTCACCCCGTAGTCCCAACGAAAAGAACTGGATCCGGGAATTGTGGCGAGTCAAGGACGAAGATGCACTAAATCGGTGAGCTTGATTTGATGTGCAGTAGATGCTTATGTCACCTATAACTTTAGGAACTATTGTTCAAAGTATGTGCTTTACGTGATGATTTCAGTATACATTGCAACGATCAACCGTTTAGACAAAAACTTCATTCAGGAGTGAGAAGGTTGGGTTCtacgattttagcaatattctagcaatattacagcgggggacaccagaaatgggcttcactctcTGTACCCAAAAgagaaatcgaaccctggtcttccgCGTTACgatcaaacactttaaccactaggctacccacagACCTTGCATTCAGGAAGTGcataattaatgctcatgtgcaAGTGTAACTTTGACCCTCTCGACTGTTTGTAGAGACTTCAGTTAAATTAGGCTCTGAGACGTGTGGTTGCAAATACAAAAGGAGTGTCTTGTAGCATAATTACCCCACTCCACCAGCTCATTCCCCACTCCACCCAACGTCACCTATAGTCCCGTGGTGCACATCGTGTGCTCGAATGAGGCCGTGACCTTTAATATAGACGTAACGCTGTCTTAGTTTCAGAAGAGCCATTTTGTTGGGTGATAATTTTAACAGAGATGAAGTTGACGATGTGAACGCCAGTTGACTTCATCCCGTAATCGCATACTGGGTTTTGTACGTTCAGCAGGTATTTGGATTCATCACAGAAATCAGGAAACGATTCGTGACATGTTAAGACGTGCTGTCAGGACTTACTGATTTTAACCCTCGATTTAACGTTGATGTTTAATCAGGAATTTCTTTCTGGTTTTACTTTCAAAGGTAGACAAAGCCTTCTTGGTGGTTATATTAGAGTTGTGAGATGAAACTGGTCTTTTACTGCAACGTTTATGCAAGAGCATCTTGTGGTTTTACTTCGAATTAAAGATGACCTTTCTGACTTTGCCTTTGAACTATCGTTTCAATTAATTCGTATGACAAATGGATAAATGTGTAGCGTAACAAGTGTCAGACCTACAGCCACTTACTTAATGTTCAATGTTGGCGATCAATGTTTCGTCTACAAGGACAGGTGATGAAGTATGCGTGGACTCAACGCGTGATTTGTGACTGCGCATCTGTCTCTCCGTTGATTCACGTGAATTGCCGATGCTGTAATACATATTAATGAGCACTGGACGAGCTCATTTCTGACAGGGGATAAAGGTACAGAACGTTTGATAAATGCGTGTGTAAATCTGAAAATGATGTCAGTATATAGGTCGATTTACGACCTATAGTGAAGTCTTGAGAGGTAAAACCTGGGAGTATAAGTTTAAAGGTAACTCTGGCAATAGGAGATGTTGACCTGTCGCCCATTACGACACACATCCTGACCTAAATCTCGACTGTGAACGTTTcttaacgagtgagtgagttgagtttacgccgcttttaacattAGTCCAGCAATATGAAGGTGGGGGGACACCAAACATGGTCacgacacattgtacccataaggG includes the following:
- the LOC137276887 gene encoding major facilitator superfamily domain-containing protein 4A-like translates to MSLTRFSKICETFWMTWAFFIVGINYSILGPTLLDLQLILKQDLETLSTIPLSSGIGETLGMFLALALSKCGHKRLQLGIALLMASIVFPVIPLVPHFIYVDVMFGLVGLISGIPSCFLMDVCSELWKDKGTSFQFILVGSSLGAIVTPLIVEPFLCQSGTSEVAHFTGISNTAGLDSESGLCSVENLALVGKVCVNVTRHFEANDPQETQVQFGVNNIDVNILHTCPCADLNSMSYNSVDCKSNLTHEAGDRDYYHWQTACDTLEHQLYNTTGEDVQYMASVCCPLLSALDECRSNHGVMDNGTEVCTESDTNVRSAYIVMGLVLLPTSLAFFYFWWKRDACTESISVTKEENQACNERGGLQGKMHKVIFYTVLFLSYLPLTALTIVFATYLTAFGVEGNLHLPKSTMVYMTSVYWISTLLGRIISTALTPLLGHAKIIIGNFVGLVVSSVLLTSLAPYYESMLWTSTVLLGVFSCPYEGAGLAWAADYVGMSPQLVALSWISASSGNLAFPFLGGILFSNIGPTAFLYLLCGINIFMVLMFTILNVQVCCKGFKIRTQP